From Scleropages formosus chromosome 1, fSclFor1.1, whole genome shotgun sequence, a single genomic window includes:
- the LOC108919733 gene encoding uncharacterized protein LOC108919733: protein MDVEAARTPPRRSCRCLDVWLAVSVTLFYACVLVGGAVYATLDNRRHVGAEGGAGSPADLPRAIAQRADTHERHMIDGVTYLFPQSEEIMDAKVVNWTAVRYRNRTTVGSFYEYKSSSSVLKVKKEGSYLLMVSLKFTCSSSGCKQANTTEKFTLSVSCESIKFECQVDLKEGSVQQCVDILMLPDSCELKARMKHTKENLGWKLDKNASKLGIALLAMLA, encoded by the exons ATGGACGTGGAAGCGGCGCGCACCCCGCCAAGGCGCTCCTGCAGGTGTCTGGACGTGTGGCTCGCCGTGTCCGTCACTCTCTTCTACGCGTGTGTCCTAGTGGGGGGGGCGGTGTACGCGACGCTCGACAACCGGCGGCACGTGGGCGCCGAAGGAGGAGCGGGGTCCCCGGCGGACCTCCCCAGGGCGATCGCGCAGCGCGCGGATACGCACGAG CGACACATGATCGACGGAGTGACATACTTGTTCCCGCAGAGTG AGGAAATAATGGACGCCAAGGTGGTGAACTGGACCGCGGTTAGGTACAGGAACAGAACCACCGTGGGGAGCTTCTATGAGTACAAAAGCAGCTCGTCTGTGCTGAAAGTGAAGAAGGAGGGCAGCTACCTGCTCATGGTCTCCCTGAAGTTCACATGCAGTTCTTCGGGGTGCAAGCAGGCGAATACCACGGAGAAGTTCACCCTGAGCGTCTCGTGCGAAAGTATCAAATTTGAATGCCAGGTGGACCTGAAGGAGGGCTCTGTCCAGCAGTGTGTGGACATACTGATGCTGCCCGACAGCTGTGAGCTGAAAGCTCGCATGAAACACACAAAGGAGAATTTAGGTTGGAAGCTGGACAAAAATGCCTCGAAGCTGGGCATAGCTCTGCTGGCAATGCTCGCTTAG